A genomic region of Venturia canescens isolate UGA chromosome 9, ASM1945775v1, whole genome shotgun sequence contains the following coding sequences:
- the eIF5 gene encoding eukaryotic translation initiation factor 5 — protein MGTLNVNRGVSDAFYRYKMPRIQAKVEGKGNGIKTVIVNMVDVAKAIGRPATYPTKYFGCELGAQTQFDFKNERFIVNGSHEANKLQDLLDGFIRKYVLCPACDNPETELLVSAKKGTISQGCKACGHHGLLESNHKLNTYILKNPPSLNPAAQGSSLTEGKRGKRSKRANGDTNGDRSGSPDNETSTTDIDVEAPLKIATDADDDANWAVDVSEEAVRARLQDLTDGAKGMTISEDLDKTEKERMDIFYKLVKCRRDAGQLDNHKEFVAEAERLEIKTKAPLVLAELLFDQGIAAQAKKYRVLLLRFTHDDIKAQKYLLRGIEQVIALHKDSLMPKVPGILKLFYDYDILEEKALFEWASKASKKYVSKELSQEIHDKAAPFLTWLKEADEEESESEEEDDDLEIEYDDRAKQPLKQQQQQQQQKQSVKKPIEDEYEGEDFDIDAI, from the exons ATGGGTACTTTGAACGTAAATCGCGGTGTTAGCGATGCTTTTTACCGGTACAAAATGCCCCGCATCCAAGCGAAAGTGGAGGGCAAAGGGAACGGAATAAAAACGGTTATCGTTAATATGGTGGACGTCGCCAAAGCAATTGGACGTCCGGCTACTTATCCGACCAAGTATTTCGGTTGCGAGCTCGGTGCCCAGACTCAATTTGATTTCAAAAACGAGCGTTTCATCGTAAATGGTTCGCACGAGGCAAATAAACTTCAGGATCTTTTGGATGGGTTTATCAGGAAATACGTTCTTTGCCCGGCGTGCGACAATCCCGAGACGGAGTTGCTCGTTAGCGCGAAAAAGGGCACGATATCACAAGGTTGTAAGGCTTGCGGCCATCACGGTCTTCTCGAGAGCAATCATAAGCTGAACACTTACATATTGAAAAATCCGCCAAGTTTGAATCCAGCTGCTCAAGGCAGCTCGTTGACCGAGGGCAAACGTGGCAAGCGTTCGAAACGTGCGAACGGAGATACCAACGGTGATCGTTCGGGCTCTCCCGATAACGAAACTTCTACCACCGATATCGATGTCGAAGCGCCCCTCAAAATCGCCACTGATGCCGATGATGATGCCAACTGGGCCGTCGACGTTTCCGAAGAAGCTGTTCGCGCTCGTCTTCAAGATCTAACCGACGGCGCCAAAGGCATGACCATTAGCGAAGACCTTGATAAAACCGAAAAAGAACGCATGGATATTTTTTACAAACTCGTAAAATGTCGTCGCGACGCTGGACAATTGGACAATCACAAAGAATTCGTTGCCGAGGCTGAACGCCTCGAAATCAAAACCAAGGCACCTCTCGTACTCGCCGAATTGCTATTCGATCAGGGCATCGCTGCCCAAGCCAAAAAATATCGTGTTCTACTTCTTCGCTTCACTCACGATGACATAAAAGCACAGAAGTACCTCTTACGAGGTATTGAGCAAGTTATCGCACTACACAAGGACTCTCTCATGCCAAAAGTTCCCGGAATTCTCAAG CTCTTCTACGATTATGatattctcgaggaaaaagctTTGTTCGAGTGGGCGAGCAAAGCGAGCAAAAAGTACGTTTCAAAGGAACTGTCGCAAGAAATTCACGACAAAGCAGCGCCGTTCCTTACGTGGTTGAAGGAAGCCGACGAGGAAGAATCCGAGTCCGAAGAAGAAGATGATGACTTGGAG ATCGAGTATGACGACAGAGCGAAGCAACCGCTgaagcaacagcagcagcagcagcagcaaaaaCAATCGGTTAAAAAGCCGATCGAGGATGAATATGAGGGAGAAGATTTTGACATCGATGCTAtttaa
- the LOC122415545 gene encoding uncharacterized protein isoform X2 — translation MRQRRAETSRISSRGKGSVYSTGGGGRTLSRHRTNNTTIIAQARCNRSLRGTVESPLSSLGARYKDFIIESTSFGQAACMIIEDYPPLPTRSRQNLHQDTTERFLNHLVLPKHGTSKFSSNRHRKLQPFRET, via the exons AAACATCCAGGATATCATCCAGAGGGAAAGGATCGGTTTACAGTACAGGCGGCGGTGGCAGGACGTTGTCCAGGCATCGTACAAACAACACCACCATCATCGCTCAAGCTCGGTGTAATCGTTCGTTACGTGGGACCGTAGAGTCGCCGCTATCTTCGTTGGGAGCGCGGTACAAGGATTTTATAATTGAGAGCACGAGCTTCGGCCAGGCAGCGTGTATGATCATTGAAGACTACCCCCCTCTGCCCACGAGATCGAGGCAAAACCTGCACCAAGATACGACCGAACGATTCCTGAATCATTTGGTCCTGCCTAAGCACGGGACCTCAAAATTTTCCAG tAATAGGCATCGGAAGCTTCAGCCGTTCAGAGAAACGTGA
- the LOC122415545 gene encoding uncharacterized protein isoform X1, with translation MTFLRRQETSRISSRGKGSVYSTGGGGRTLSRHRTNNTTIIAQARCNRSLRGTVESPLSSLGARYKDFIIESTSFGQAACMIIEDYPPLPTRSRQNLHQDTTERFLNHLVLPKHGTSKFSSNRHRKLQPFRET, from the exons AAACATCCAGGATATCATCCAGAGGGAAAGGATCGGTTTACAGTACAGGCGGCGGTGGCAGGACGTTGTCCAGGCATCGTACAAACAACACCACCATCATCGCTCAAGCTCGGTGTAATCGTTCGTTACGTGGGACCGTAGAGTCGCCGCTATCTTCGTTGGGAGCGCGGTACAAGGATTTTATAATTGAGAGCACGAGCTTCGGCCAGGCAGCGTGTATGATCATTGAAGACTACCCCCCTCTGCCCACGAGATCGAGGCAAAACCTGCACCAAGATACGACCGAACGATTCCTGAATCATTTGGTCCTGCCTAAGCACGGGACCTCAAAATTTTCCAG tAATAGGCATCGGAAGCTTCAGCCGTTCAGAGAAACGTGA